A stretch of Candidatus Eisenbacteria bacterium DNA encodes these proteins:
- a CDS encoding ABC transporter ATP-binding protein, which translates to MPLLSVEHLTMEFPNDGAPARAIDDVSFELERGHVLGLVGESGCGKSMTALCVMRLVPTSGRIAAGRIVFDGRDLLALPEHEIRALRGARIAMIFQEPMTALNPVLTAGYQIAEALRIHEPISRRDAWARAVELLGEVGIPEPATRAHDYSHQLSGGMRQRVMIAMAIACKPDLLIADEPTTALDVTIQAEILDLLRRLRDTRGMAVVLITHDLGIVAEQADRVAIMYAGRIVEQAPTRELFANPLHPYTRALLRSMPTLGAHRERLEAIPGNVPDITRRPSGCSFRDRCALATADCATAPPALVPKAPAHAVACINV; encoded by the coding sequence ATGCCGCTCCTTTCGGTCGAGCACCTGACGATGGAGTTTCCGAACGACGGGGCTCCGGCGCGGGCGATCGACGACGTCTCGTTCGAGCTCGAGCGCGGGCACGTGCTGGGGCTCGTCGGCGAATCGGGGTGCGGCAAGAGCATGACCGCGCTCTGCGTGATGCGGCTCGTTCCGACCTCCGGCCGGATCGCCGCCGGCCGCATCGTCTTCGACGGGCGGGATCTCCTCGCGCTGCCGGAGCACGAGATCCGCGCGCTGCGCGGCGCGCGCATCGCGATGATCTTCCAGGAGCCCATGACGGCCCTGAATCCCGTGCTCACGGCCGGCTACCAGATCGCCGAGGCGCTGCGCATCCACGAGCCCATCTCGCGCCGCGACGCGTGGGCCCGCGCCGTCGAGCTCCTGGGGGAGGTCGGCATCCCCGAGCCGGCGACGCGCGCCCACGACTACTCGCACCAGCTCTCGGGGGGCATGCGCCAGCGCGTCATGATCGCGATGGCGATCGCGTGCAAGCCCGACCTCCTCATCGCCGACGAGCCGACGACCGCGCTCGACGTGACGATCCAGGCCGAGATCCTGGATCTGCTACGCCGCCTGCGCGACACGCGCGGCATGGCGGTCGTGCTCATCACGCACGATCTCGGTATCGTCGCCGAGCAAGCCGACCGCGTCGCGATCATGTACGCCGGGCGCATCGTCGAGCAGGCGCCGACGCGCGAGCTGTTCGCGAACCCGCTCCACCCCTACACGCGCGCGCTCCTGCGCTCGATGCCGACGCTCGGCGCGCACCGCGAACGCCTGGAGGCCATTCCCGGCAACGTGCCCGACATCACCCGCCGCCCGAGCGGCTGCAGCTTCCGCGACCGCTGCGCGCTCGCGACCGCGGACTGCGCCACCGCGCCACCCGCGCTCGTGCCCAAGGCCCCCGCGCACGCCGTCGCGTGCATCAACGTATGA
- a CDS encoding tetratricopeptide repeat protein, translating into MPGTPVELPSEAEPLGHFLRGQVALTRNDAPAAIKEFEKAIAADPSTPWLRLRLAQLYVRVGKLDLALEQCQYVVEAEPNNLDALALEGGVLSALGRDQEAIAVYEHVLQVDPDVQEAYLYLGALYGKRGDLALAVATLQKLTARNPTSILGYYYLGRVYAGAGQLDKAEHYYLEALKLSPQSELILTDLAVAYEAQGKTQKAVELYERILAANPQSVIVRRRLGGIYVGQKRFDDALAQFREIERIDGDPREARTKIGLIYFEKGDLDRAATEFNLVLAADPKNDRVRYYLGAAYAELGETSHALDEFDKVDEKSDYYVDARVRRATILQKDNLKQAISEIQDALKVKPDSPELMSYLASLYREQRDYPKAVTMLERVVQQYPDNDRYRFTLGAAYDEMNNRDRAIEEMQRAIAINPKNAPALNYLGYTYADMGVKLDEAEVLIRRAIELEPDDGFYIDSLGWVYFQRGDYNRAVETLERAAELAGEDPTIVEHLGDAYLKTGRADSALQSYKDALGHSKDQAQIERLKEKIHGLGEASRAEASPHS; encoded by the coding sequence ATGCCCGGAACCCCGGTCGAGTTGCCGTCCGAAGCGGAGCCGCTGGGTCACTTCCTGCGCGGACAAGTCGCGCTCACGCGCAACGACGCGCCCGCCGCCATCAAGGAGTTCGAGAAGGCGATCGCGGCCGACCCGTCGACGCCGTGGCTGCGCCTACGGCTCGCACAGCTCTACGTGCGCGTCGGCAAGCTCGATCTCGCGCTCGAGCAGTGCCAGTACGTCGTCGAGGCCGAGCCGAACAACCTCGATGCGCTCGCGCTCGAAGGCGGCGTCCTGTCGGCGCTCGGTCGCGACCAGGAGGCCATCGCGGTCTACGAGCACGTGCTGCAAGTCGATCCCGACGTGCAGGAGGCGTACCTCTATCTGGGCGCGCTCTACGGAAAGCGCGGCGATCTCGCCCTCGCGGTGGCGACGCTGCAGAAGCTCACCGCGCGCAATCCGACGTCGATCCTCGGCTACTACTACCTGGGCCGCGTGTACGCCGGCGCCGGGCAGCTCGACAAGGCGGAGCACTACTACCTCGAAGCCCTGAAGCTCTCGCCGCAGTCGGAGCTGATCCTCACCGATCTCGCCGTCGCGTACGAGGCGCAGGGCAAGACGCAGAAGGCGGTCGAGCTCTACGAGCGCATCCTCGCCGCGAATCCGCAGAGCGTGATCGTTCGGCGCCGGCTCGGCGGCATCTACGTCGGTCAGAAGCGGTTCGACGACGCGCTGGCGCAGTTCCGCGAGATCGAGCGCATCGACGGCGACCCGCGCGAGGCGCGCACCAAGATCGGCCTCATCTACTTCGAGAAGGGTGACCTCGACCGCGCCGCCACCGAGTTCAACCTCGTCCTCGCCGCCGATCCCAAGAACGACCGCGTGCGGTACTACCTCGGCGCGGCGTACGCCGAGCTCGGCGAGACGTCGCACGCGCTCGACGAGTTCGACAAGGTCGACGAGAAGTCCGACTACTACGTCGACGCGCGCGTCCGGCGCGCCACGATCCTCCAGAAGGACAACCTCAAGCAGGCGATCTCGGAGATCCAGGACGCCTTGAAGGTGAAGCCCGACTCGCCCGAGCTGATGAGTTACCTCGCCTCGCTCTACCGCGAGCAGCGCGACTACCCGAAGGCCGTGACGATGCTCGAGCGCGTCGTCCAGCAGTATCCCGACAACGATCGCTATCGCTTCACGCTCGGCGCCGCGTACGACGAGATGAACAACAGGGATCGCGCCATCGAGGAGATGCAGCGCGCGATCGCGATCAACCCGAAGAACGCGCCTGCGCTCAACTATCTCGGCTACACGTACGCGGACATGGGCGTGAAGCTCGACGAGGCGGAGGTGCTGATCCGCCGCGCGATCGAGCTCGAGCCCGACGACGGCTTCTACATCGACAGCCTCGGCTGGGTGTACTTCCAGCGCGGCGACTACAACCGCGCGGTCGAGACGCTCGAGCGCGCCGCGGAGCTCGCCGGCGAGGATCCGACGATCGTCGAGCACCTGGGCGACGCGTACCTGAAGACCGGACGGGCCGACTCGGCCCTCCAGTCCTACAAGGACGCGCTCGGACACTCGAAGGACCAGGCGCAGATCGAGCGCTTGAAGGAGAAGATCCACGGGCTGGGCGAGGCGAGCCGCGCCGAGGCGTCGCCCCATTCCTGA